A genomic region of Actinomycetota bacterium contains the following coding sequences:
- a CDS encoding isoprenyl transferase, whose product MPKRPLIPRPARDLAIRVYGRRMEQWIRGGPIPHHVGIILDGNRRWAKAMGYTDTAEGHRRGAEKIDELLAWCVELDIPIVTLWLLSTENLSRDEQEVVDLLEIIEDKVRTLASDNDWKIRALGAQDLLPETTRDVLQRAQEESAGHTVRILNVAVGYGGRQEISDAIARLMESYAAEGIELDEAAKRVTPDEIARFLYTAGLPDPDLIIRTSGEVRLSGFLLWQSAHSEFYFCDPYWPDFRRIDFLRAVRAYQQRARRYGK is encoded by the coding sequence GTGCCCAAGCGCCCGTTGATCCCACGCCCCGCCCGCGACCTCGCGATCCGCGTCTACGGCCGCCGGATGGAGCAGTGGATCCGCGGCGGGCCGATCCCCCACCACGTCGGGATCATCCTCGACGGGAACCGCCGTTGGGCGAAGGCGATGGGCTACACGGACACCGCCGAGGGCCACCGCCGCGGCGCCGAGAAGATCGACGAGCTCCTCGCCTGGTGCGTCGAGCTGGACATCCCGATCGTCACGCTGTGGCTGCTGTCCACCGAGAACCTCTCCCGCGACGAGCAAGAGGTCGTCGACCTGCTCGAGATCATCGAGGACAAGGTGCGGACCCTCGCGTCGGACAACGACTGGAAGATCCGCGCGCTGGGTGCGCAGGATCTGCTGCCGGAGACCACCCGAGACGTTCTTCAACGAGCCCAAGAAGAGTCGGCCGGTCACACGGTCCGGATCCTGAACGTCGCCGTCGGATACGGGGGCCGTCAGGAGATCTCGGACGCGATCGCCCGGCTGATGGAGTCCTACGCCGCGGAAGGGATCGAGCTCGACGAAGCCGCGAAGCGGGTCACGCCGGATGAGATCGCGCGCTTCCTGTACACCGCGGGGCTGCCGGACCCGGATCTGATCATCCGCACGTCCGGCGAGGTCCGCCTGTCGGGGTTCCTGCTCTGGCAGAGCGCGCACTCCGAGTTCTACTTCTGCGACCCGTACTGGCCCGACTTCCGTCGCATCGACTTCCTGCGTGCCGTTCGTGCCTACCAGCAACGCGCCCGCCGCTACGGCAAGTAG
- a CDS encoding nodulation protein NfeD yields MTISRRLGWTALAAGALFLAIPPALGAPVAQGGAVVRLLEQIGTVDPLTAKYFERSIKAAGDDGAAAIVVRLDTPGGLDSSMRRIILAIQGSSVPVLCWVGPPGARAASAGAFILISCPFAAMAPGTNVGAAHPVGITGDILDEKVTNDAAAYIRSLAQQRGRNADWAERAVRDSISATADEARDLEVIDLVVPTIPDLLRQANGLTIPVGGNRTATLDATGAVLEKVGLSAGEALLHLFIAPDIAFLFFAFGIAGIVYEVLNPGLNVAGVVGLLMLVAAFVILGMLPVNVAGLILIAAAVGFFVLDAVVVGHGLPTVAGIISLVLGGLFLFDASVANARVSKGFLVGISIGLGGFFFFIVRAALQTRKQLPTAGRESLIGMVGTVRATLDPRGIVHARGEEWTARSTPGPIAAGTEIRVTDIEGLTLVVEPVGAGSEAQPTEEGVR; encoded by the coding sequence ATGACGATATCCCGACGGTTGGGATGGACGGCCCTGGCAGCAGGTGCCTTGTTCCTGGCTATCCCGCCGGCCCTCGGAGCGCCCGTCGCCCAAGGCGGAGCGGTCGTCCGGCTCCTCGAGCAGATCGGAACGGTCGACCCCCTCACCGCCAAGTACTTCGAGCGCTCGATCAAAGCCGCCGGGGACGACGGAGCCGCCGCGATCGTCGTGCGGTTGGACACCCCCGGCGGGCTCGACTCGTCGATGCGCCGGATCATCCTGGCCATCCAGGGGTCCTCGGTTCCCGTGCTCTGCTGGGTCGGGCCCCCCGGCGCCCGCGCGGCCTCGGCCGGGGCCTTCATCCTGATCTCATGTCCGTTCGCGGCGATGGCCCCCGGCACGAACGTCGGCGCCGCGCATCCGGTCGGCATCACCGGGGACATCCTCGACGAGAAGGTCACGAACGACGCAGCCGCGTACATCCGCTCGCTCGCGCAACAACGCGGACGGAACGCCGACTGGGCGGAGCGCGCCGTGCGCGACTCGATCAGCGCCACGGCGGACGAGGCGCGCGATCTAGAGGTGATCGACCTCGTCGTGCCGACGATCCCGGACCTGCTGCGCCAGGCGAACGGGTTGACCATCCCGGTCGGCGGAAACCGAACGGCAACGCTCGACGCCACCGGCGCGGTGCTCGAGAAGGTCGGCTTGAGCGCGGGGGAGGCGCTGCTCCACCTGTTCATCGCTCCCGACATCGCATTCTTGTTCTTCGCCTTCGGGATCGCCGGCATCGTGTATGAGGTGCTCAACCCGGGGCTCAACGTCGCCGGCGTCGTCGGGCTGCTCATGCTCGTCGCAGCGTTCGTGATCCTCGGGATGCTCCCGGTGAACGTGGCCGGCCTGATCCTGATCGCGGCGGCGGTCGGCTTCTTCGTGCTCGATGCCGTGGTGGTCGGTCACGGATTACCGACCGTCGCGGGGATCATCTCGTTGGTGCTCGGCGGATTGTTCCTGTTCGACGCGAGCGTGGCGAACGCGCGAGTCTCCAAGGGGTTCCTGGTCGGAATCTCGATCGGGCTCGGCGGCTTCTTCTTCTTCATCGTCCGCGCGGCTCTGCAGACCCGCAAGCAGTTGCCGACCGCGGGACGAGAGTCGCTGATCGGCATGGTAGGGACCGTGCGCGCGACGCTCGATCCGAGAGGGATCGTGCACGCGCGGGGCGAGGAGTGGACCGCACGGTCGACGCCGGGCCCCATCGCCGCCGGAACAGAGATTCGCGTCACCGATATCGAGGGGCTGACGCTCGTGGTCGAGCCGGTTGGAGCCGGCTCCGAAGCGCAGCCCACTGAGGAGGGAGTTCGTTGA
- a CDS encoding SPFH domain-containing protein, with amino-acid sequence MAFFILFIFLPLSVKIVREYQRLVVFRLGRVIGIRGPGLVFLIPIIDRPVWVDQREFFLEIPRQDSITKDNAPISIDFITFYKVIDPSASVVQVQNFEGAATNLAATTLRAVVGDMALDDVLAKRDEINHLLRAKLDETTERWGVKVTNVEVREIIPPPGVQEAMTRQMSAERSRRAIVLEADGTKQAAITVAEGNQQSAILEAEGAKQSNVLRADGERQAAILRAQGFAEALTVVFRAASGVDAKTMGIQYLEALKALGASPSTKFVLPLELTNILRGVGAMAGEAFQPDGNDGKAAKS; translated from the coding sequence ATCGCTTTCTTCATCCTGTTCATCTTCCTACCGCTGTCCGTGAAGATCGTCCGGGAGTACCAGCGCCTGGTCGTCTTCCGGCTCGGCCGGGTCATCGGGATCCGGGGGCCCGGCCTGGTGTTCCTCATCCCGATCATCGACCGTCCGGTCTGGGTGGACCAGCGCGAGTTCTTCCTCGAGATCCCGCGGCAAGACTCGATCACCAAAGACAACGCGCCGATCTCGATCGACTTCATCACGTTCTACAAGGTCATCGATCCGTCCGCCTCGGTCGTTCAGGTCCAGAATTTCGAGGGCGCAGCGACGAACCTGGCGGCGACGACGTTGCGTGCCGTGGTCGGCGACATGGCGCTCGACGACGTGCTGGCCAAGCGCGACGAGATCAACCATCTCCTCCGCGCCAAGCTCGACGAGACCACCGAGCGGTGGGGCGTGAAGGTCACCAACGTCGAAGTGCGCGAGATCATCCCGCCGCCGGGCGTGCAAGAGGCGATGACGCGTCAGATGTCGGCCGAGCGGAGCCGGCGCGCGATCGTGCTCGAGGCCGACGGTACGAAGCAGGCAGCGATCACCGTCGCGGAAGGGAACCAGCAGTCGGCGATCCTCGAGGCCGAGGGCGCGAAGCAGTCGAACGTCCTCCGGGCCGACGGCGAGCGCCAGGCCGCGATCCTGCGCGCGCAAGGCTTCGCCGAGGCGCTGACGGTCGTGTTCCGTGCCGCGAGCGGCGTGGACGCCAAGACGATGGGTATCCAGTACCTCGAGGCCCTGAAGGCGCTCGGCGCGTCGCCGTCGACGAAGTTCGTGCTTCCGCTCGAGCTCACCAACATCCTCCGCGGAGTGGGCGCGATGGCCGGTGAGGCGTTCCAGCCCGACGGCAACGACGGCAAAGCGGCAAAGTCGTGA
- a CDS encoding RIO1 family regulatory kinase/ATPase yields MRYDYPSGRPLPPGLITENYVEDVELTRLKSGKEADVFVVERRGPAGSCLLAAKRYRPAEHRAFKNDAAYRSHRRIDGFVRDTDGMRRRKQGRSLQLAMDKKTSYGRQRLEERWIQAEFDMLARVWEAGAPVPYPVERLSNGLLMEYLGDYEEAAPRLVDARPSRADLADLYEQTKDALRAFVRAGVVHADLSPYNMLVWEGRIWVIDLPQAVTLLENSSATDFMHRDVFNVGAWFQRRGLDIDPEDLFVTLVNEAFDLTMKDMFRAQ; encoded by the coding sequence ATGCGCTACGACTATCCATCCGGGCGGCCGTTACCGCCCGGGCTGATCACTGAGAACTACGTAGAGGACGTCGAGCTCACCCGCTTGAAGTCGGGCAAGGAAGCCGATGTGTTCGTCGTCGAGCGGCGTGGACCCGCGGGCTCGTGCCTGCTCGCTGCGAAGCGATACCGGCCGGCAGAGCATCGCGCGTTCAAGAATGACGCCGCGTATCGATCGCACCGGCGGATCGACGGGTTCGTGCGCGACACCGACGGCATGCGCCGTCGCAAGCAAGGAAGAAGCTTGCAGCTCGCTATGGACAAGAAGACGTCCTATGGTCGCCAGAGGCTGGAGGAGCGCTGGATCCAAGCGGAGTTCGACATGCTCGCCAGGGTCTGGGAAGCGGGCGCGCCGGTTCCGTATCCGGTCGAGCGCCTGTCAAACGGACTACTCATGGAGTACCTCGGCGACTACGAGGAGGCGGCGCCGCGTCTCGTCGACGCGCGTCCCTCGCGTGCGGACCTCGCCGATCTCTATGAGCAGACGAAGGACGCGCTGCGCGCTTTCGTTCGGGCCGGCGTCGTCCACGCCGACCTCTCGCCGTACAACATGCTCGTGTGGGAAGGCCGCATCTGGGTGATCGACCTTCCGCAGGCGGTCACGCTGCTGGAGAACTCGAGCGCCACCGACTTCATGCACCGCGACGTCTTCAATGTAGGAGCCTGGTTCCAGCGACGCGGGCTCGACATCGATCCCGAGGACCTGTTCGTGACGCTGGTGAACGAGGCCTTCGACCTGACGATGAAGGATATGTTCCGCGCCCAGTGA
- a CDS encoding PPOX class F420-dependent oxidoreductase codes for MDIDEALAFAQEAKRCILGTVNADGSPHLVPVFAAVKDGRLLVSTPRTTVKARNIARDPRVTMAFGIRPWVAIAGTARIVTDDLPARLREYYKLASGEHPDWDDYDRAMVREQRILLEITPERAYS; via the coding sequence GTGGACATCGACGAAGCCCTCGCGTTCGCGCAGGAAGCGAAGCGATGCATCCTCGGCACCGTCAACGCCGATGGGTCGCCGCACCTCGTCCCAGTGTTCGCCGCGGTCAAGGACGGCCGCCTGCTCGTCTCAACCCCGCGAACCACGGTGAAGGCGCGCAACATCGCACGCGATCCTCGCGTCACGATGGCGTTCGGCATCCGGCCGTGGGTCGCGATAGCCGGCACCGCACGGATCGTGACCGACGACCTGCCGGCCCGGCTCCGCGAGTACTACAAACTCGCCAGCGGCGAGCACCCCGACTGGGACGACTACGACCGCGCGATGGTCCGCGAGCAGCGGATCCTGCTCGAGATCACACCCGAGCGCGCCTATTCCTGA